One genomic window of Niveibacterium sp. SC-1 includes the following:
- a CDS encoding PAS domain S-box protein: MDAVPVPVPLLVKDREERVLLANQAFIAFSRRTAESLMRERFVEPLGDLASRLAELDRVALATGEPQSLSDRAQLPDGSQGFMAVSRTACVGPEGVPALVCTYFDLTAEQEAETRQRLARDFLLRLLELLPNGVFVRDALGAVAMANPALYAMLGITADPAAEPDMGARLAAVLQESRGEDARVLAGATVWRDVVLTDGAGRTRSLRLLKAASRDAQGLPVVVGVLLDYTELIEAQAAERAASARVRAIYERAPMALAIVNTRGRFLQANASFCSLVGRSEAELQSMGFRDITPAGHAALDEAMMVKLVEEGRCGPFDKSYVHADGHVVPVRVTGVQVELGEGEEPVIWAMVDDISDELEAQKALRNAEQRWQFALAGSGDGVWDWDVRSSRVFFSPRWKRMFGHAEDEVGERLEEWSGRLHPEDQPAAMREVERHLVGETPNFSFEVRMRHKDGHWVWILSRGQAVERAADSSPLRVIGTHTDIGAIKQTQLELERSKAELEQHRDRLAELVHEQTADVIAARDAAEAANEAKDVFLANMSHELRTPLHAVLSFARLGEARTGKVDETRLRDYFARIAVGGERLLGLLNDLLDLAKLESGRMSIKPAAIDLAEVVREVLAEFEASFVAKRLHASLEMDPATPRAFADAVRIGQVLRNLLSNAIKFSPEGGAIALRLAPASLEGLENPVAAAELVVADEGLGIPAGELEHVFEKFSQSSKTDTGAGGTGLGLAICREIVVGHGGLIFARNHGEASDPGVDFVVRLPAVVVHAVEEPVQ; the protein is encoded by the coding sequence ATGGACGCGGTGCCGGTGCCGGTGCCGCTGCTGGTCAAGGACCGCGAGGAACGCGTGCTGCTCGCCAACCAGGCCTTCATCGCCTTCTCGCGCCGCACGGCCGAGAGCCTCATGCGTGAGCGCTTCGTCGAGCCCCTGGGCGACCTCGCGTCGCGCCTGGCCGAACTCGACCGCGTCGCGCTGGCTACGGGCGAGCCGCAAAGCCTGAGTGACCGCGCGCAACTGCCCGACGGCAGCCAGGGTTTCATGGCGGTGAGCCGCACGGCATGCGTCGGCCCGGAAGGCGTGCCGGCGCTGGTCTGCACCTATTTCGACCTAACGGCCGAACAGGAGGCGGAGACGCGACAGCGCCTGGCACGCGACTTCCTGCTGCGCCTGCTCGAACTCCTGCCCAACGGTGTTTTCGTGCGCGACGCTTTGGGCGCGGTGGCGATGGCCAACCCCGCCCTCTACGCGATGCTGGGGATCACGGCCGATCCCGCGGCTGAGCCAGACATGGGTGCCCGGCTTGCCGCCGTCCTGCAGGAGTCTCGCGGGGAGGATGCGCGCGTGCTGGCCGGCGCCACGGTCTGGCGCGATGTCGTGCTGACGGATGGCGCCGGCCGCACCCGTTCCCTGCGCCTGCTCAAGGCTGCAAGTCGCGATGCCCAGGGGCTGCCGGTGGTGGTGGGCGTGTTGCTGGACTACACCGAACTGATAGAGGCCCAGGCGGCCGAACGGGCCGCCAGCGCGCGGGTCCGGGCCATCTACGAACGCGCGCCAATGGCGCTGGCGATCGTGAATACGCGTGGCCGCTTCCTCCAGGCCAACGCGAGCTTCTGCAGCCTGGTCGGCCGCAGCGAAGCCGAGCTGCAGAGCATGGGCTTCCGGGACATCACGCCCGCCGGGCACGCGGCCCTGGACGAGGCCATGATGGTGAAGCTCGTCGAGGAAGGACGTTGCGGGCCTTTCGACAAGAGCTATGTGCATGCGGACGGACACGTGGTGCCGGTGCGCGTGACCGGCGTGCAGGTGGAACTGGGCGAGGGCGAGGAGCCGGTGATCTGGGCGATGGTCGACGACATCTCGGACGAACTGGAGGCGCAGAAGGCGTTGCGCAACGCGGAGCAGCGCTGGCAATTCGCGCTTGCGGGTTCGGGCGATGGCGTCTGGGACTGGGACGTGCGCAGCTCCCGCGTCTTCTTTTCGCCACGCTGGAAGCGGATGTTCGGCCATGCGGAGGACGAGGTCGGCGAGCGTCTGGAGGAATGGTCCGGACGCCTGCATCCCGAGGACCAGCCTGCGGCGATGCGCGAGGTCGAGCGGCATCTGGTCGGCGAGACGCCAAACTTTTCCTTCGAAGTGCGGATGCGCCACAAGGATGGCCATTGGGTCTGGATCCTGAGCCGCGGACAAGCCGTCGAACGCGCGGCAGACAGTAGCCCCTTGCGGGTCATCGGCACCCACACGGACATCGGCGCCATCAAGCAGACCCAGCTCGAACTGGAGCGCAGCAAGGCTGAACTCGAGCAGCATCGCGACCGTCTCGCCGAACTCGTGCATGAACAGACCGCCGACGTCATCGCGGCGCGTGACGCCGCCGAGGCGGCCAACGAGGCCAAGGACGTCTTCCTCGCCAACATGAGCCATGAGCTGCGCACGCCGCTGCATGCGGTGCTCTCGTTCGCGCGCCTGGGCGAGGCGCGGACCGGCAAGGTCGACGAGACCCGCCTGCGCGACTACTTTGCCCGCATCGCTGTGGGCGGCGAGCGCCTGCTCGGCCTGCTCAACGATCTGCTCGATCTGGCGAAGCTCGAATCCGGCCGCATGTCGATCAAGCCCGCGGCCATCGATCTCGCCGAGGTGGTGCGCGAAGTGCTGGCGGAGTTCGAGGCCTCGTTCGTGGCCAAGCGCCTGCACGCCTCGCTCGAAATGGATCCGGCCACGCCGCGCGCCTTTGCCGACGCCGTGCGGATCGGCCAGGTCCTGCGCAACCTGCTGTCGAATGCGATCAAGTTCAGCCCCGAGGGAGGCGCTATCGCGTTGCGACTTGCCCCGGCCAGCCTGGAAGGCCTGGAGAATCCGGTGGCCGCGGCCGAACTGGTGGTGGCGGACGAAGGCCTGGGCATCCCGGCAGGCGAACTGGAGCACGTGTTCGAGAAGTTCTCCCAGAGCTCCAAGACCGATACCGGCGCGGGCGGCACGGGCCTGGGCCTCGCCATCTGTCGCGAGATCGTCGTCGGCCACGGCGGCCTGATCTTCGCGCGCAACCATGGAGAGGCGTCCGACCCGGGCGTGGACTTCGTGGTGCGGCTGCCGGCGGTGGTGGTCCATGCCGTGGAAGAGCCTGTGCAATGA
- a CDS encoding response regulator — MSKPKILVVDDEPVNLEIVSEVLTDLDCSLQTAASGQAALDRLAAEDFDLVLLDRMMPGMDGMAVLRAMKADERLRRLPVIMQTAAAAPEQVREGLAAGAFYYLTKPFDTDTLLSIVRAALQDRAWRMDLVARIGAHQIALQNLDRAEFSIRTLEEAAAISATISLLATASAGLAMGLSELLVNAIEHGNLGIDYAEKGRLKESGTWPEEVERRLALPEHRDKRVRLVIERERTRLHFRIHDEGVGFDWAPFLELDAERAQALNGRGIALARRFGFAGLEYEGCGNTVHAWIEDKERRG, encoded by the coding sequence ATGAGCAAACCCAAGATCCTGGTCGTCGATGACGAACCGGTGAACCTGGAGATCGTCAGCGAAGTGCTGACGGATCTGGACTGCAGCCTGCAGACGGCTGCCAGCGGGCAGGCCGCGCTCGACCGTCTCGCCGCGGAGGACTTCGACCTGGTGCTGCTCGACCGCATGATGCCGGGCATGGACGGCATGGCGGTGTTGCGCGCCATGAAGGCCGATGAGCGCCTGCGCCGGCTGCCGGTGATCATGCAGACCGCCGCCGCGGCACCCGAGCAGGTGCGCGAGGGACTGGCCGCTGGTGCCTTCTACTACCTCACCAAGCCCTTCGATACCGACACGCTGCTCTCCATCGTGCGCGCGGCCCTGCAAGACAGGGCCTGGCGCATGGACCTGGTGGCGCGTATCGGTGCACACCAGATCGCCTTGCAGAACCTGGATCGCGCGGAGTTTTCCATCCGCACCCTGGAAGAGGCTGCGGCGATCTCGGCCACCATCTCGCTGCTTGCGACCGCGTCGGCGGGCCTGGCGATGGGCTTGTCGGAACTGCTGGTCAACGCCATCGAGCACGGCAATCTGGGGATCGACTACGCCGAGAAGGGGCGACTCAAGGAGTCCGGCACCTGGCCCGAGGAAGTGGAGCGCCGCCTGGCCCTGCCCGAGCATCGCGACAAGCGGGTGCGCCTGGTGATCGAGCGCGAGCGAACGCGCCTGCATTTCCGCATCCATGACGAAGGGGTAGGCTTCGACTGGGCACCTTTCCTGGAGCTGGACGCGGAGCGCGCCCAGGCGCTCAATGGCCGCGGTATCGCGCTGGCGCGGCGCTTCGGTTTTGCAGGACTCGAATATGAAGGCTGCGGAAATACGGTGCACGCATGGATAGAGGACAAGGAGCGCAGGGGATGA
- a CDS encoding SpoIIE family protein phosphatase has product MTQGTTQGGTQWTSAAAEESHGAKPYRVLVADDTVANRTLVKAYLGRLGFGVVLAENGKEAVEIFEREPLDIILMDVMMPVMDGLEATREIRSRVPERWIPIVMLSALGSDADVVSGLDTGADDYLIKPLSYQIFAAKMRTVSRALSLQRETERALAKVRAISEGMSDGLLSFDGSGRILAANPALARLLERNAESFVGESVFTLFGSRGADALRADLMRRESGEDGGEEDRGHGAHELEVEGPCGPLLFEAVVSRLHDEEDAQAYMAVLRDVSARKRAEQELAAKNTALQRYHDEAERENELAQQILERQVRRSGLADPSLRFHILPAERFSGDLILAERAPDGRLFCMLADATGHGLSAAVSVLPAVTEFYRMVAQSPALGELVVALSGTLHASMPVGRFVAAALVCVDNRTGLAEAWVGGLPRILQLDAQGAVKASVTSHDLPLGIEPLRAADVACRTLNLAAGEALLLFSDGLLEAPSPAGEALGYPRLEAALRGVPPEARLAAIERAVAEHCKGRTQHDDLSVLLVSA; this is encoded by the coding sequence ATGACGCAGGGGACGACGCAAGGGGGGACGCAGTGGACGAGCGCAGCCGCCGAAGAGTCGCATGGCGCCAAACCCTATCGGGTGCTGGTGGCTGACGACACGGTGGCGAACCGGACCCTGGTCAAGGCCTATCTGGGTCGCCTGGGCTTTGGCGTGGTGCTGGCCGAGAACGGCAAGGAGGCTGTGGAGATCTTTGAGCGCGAGCCTCTGGACATCATCCTCATGGACGTGATGATGCCGGTCATGGACGGGCTGGAAGCCACGCGCGAGATCCGCAGCCGCGTGCCGGAGCGCTGGATTCCCATCGTGATGCTCTCCGCCCTGGGTTCGGACGCCGATGTGGTGAGCGGTCTGGACACGGGTGCCGACGACTACCTCATCAAGCCGCTCTCGTACCAGATCTTCGCCGCCAAGATGCGCACCGTCTCTCGTGCGCTCTCGCTGCAGCGCGAGACCGAGCGGGCGCTCGCCAAGGTGCGCGCGATTTCGGAAGGCATGAGCGACGGCTTGCTGAGCTTCGACGGCAGCGGTCGCATCCTCGCCGCCAACCCGGCACTTGCCCGCCTGCTCGAGCGCAACGCCGAAAGCTTCGTCGGCGAGTCGGTGTTCACCCTCTTTGGCAGCCGTGGCGCGGATGCACTGCGGGCGGATCTGATGCGCCGCGAGTCGGGTGAGGACGGCGGCGAGGAAGACCGCGGACATGGGGCGCATGAACTGGAGGTGGAGGGGCCGTGCGGCCCTCTGCTCTTCGAGGCCGTGGTCTCGCGCCTGCACGACGAGGAGGATGCGCAAGCCTACATGGCGGTGCTGCGCGACGTATCGGCGCGCAAGCGGGCCGAACAGGAACTGGCGGCCAAGAACACCGCGCTGCAGCGCTACCACGACGAGGCCGAACGCGAGAACGAACTCGCCCAGCAGATCCTCGAACGCCAGGTGCGCCGCAGTGGACTGGCCGACCCGTCCTTGCGCTTTCACATTCTTCCCGCGGAACGCTTCTCGGGCGATCTGATCCTGGCCGAGCGCGCCCCCGACGGCCGGCTCTTCTGCATGCTGGCCGACGCCACCGGGCATGGACTCTCGGCCGCGGTGAGCGTGCTGCCTGCGGTAACCGAGTTCTATCGCATGGTCGCGCAGTCGCCCGCGCTGGGCGAGCTGGTCGTGGCGCTATCGGGCACGCTGCACGCGAGCATGCCGGTTGGGCGCTTCGTGGCCGCGGCCCTGGTCTGCGTCGACAACCGCACGGGCCTGGCCGAGGCCTGGGTGGGCGGACTGCCCAGGATCCTGCAGCTGGACGCGCAGGGCGCCGTGAAGGCCAGCGTCACCTCGCACGACCTTCCCCTGGGCATCGAGCCGCTGCGGGCCGCGGATGTGGCCTGCCGCACGCTGAACCTCGCCGCTGGCGAGGCGCTGTTGCTGTTCTCGGACGGCCTGCTCGAAGCCCCGTCGCCGGCCGGCGAGGCCCTGGGCTATCCGCGGCTGGAAGCGGCCCTGCGCGGCGTGCCGCCGGAAGCACGCTTGGCTGCGATCGAGCGCGCGGTAGCGGAGCATTGCAAGGGGCGCACCCAGCATGACGATCTCTCGGTGCTTCTGGTGAGTGCCTGA
- a CDS encoding PAS domain S-box protein — protein sequence MSGVVERLSRRLDSWSASRLEFLVGAAGLVLVLLMLALALVPLNAERRTREREATEQLLRVGDSAQRQVLRVVDMLDYLAQGAWRIASARPERELRREELPRDYRDLITGTRVIRRDGEALMQLGFTAPDPEIMLGRIGRFDERGPDLLPGTGSDLIFLRALPEPPDRGALIAFALDRRRLRALLASAPLPPGTQVQLARGDGLLLLAWGEGVDELEVPRGELSPQAIAHANQGQPFDDGDRIAVAHHLADYPLVLSVRTNRPAPMTLAGIGLPLVAGLLFLALFVAGLTLVLMAAARALGRARLRDRRETALFDVSPDPTIVVRETRAGDFVCERINPAGARIFQAGELALGSPIALLARGESLRRALISSARQPNAAHASFDLVIPAPAGDRLVQLDVVPMPGEESGERLFAIVGRDLTEQRRAERNLRERSLQLEAIIDSAMDAIIITDEHRRIIMFNKAAEQQFGYNALQVMGRDPIFLIPERYQSDHHERFADYAQHYAGWRIARRDKPMLARCADGSELPVEVSISRVDIDERRLFTVILRDMRERLEAEREIHDLNDSLERRVAERTAELQRAYQEMEAFSYSVSHDLRAPLRAIHGYTYLLIDGEAQRLSEEGRQFLEKVMRASVRMGELIDDFLDFSRVGRTELAASRVDMNRMVSEVVAELRGDHPEAAISVSLLPPAYGDPRLLRQVWHNLLTNALKFSAQEAQPRVDVGMRVEQGRAWYFVSDNGIGFDMTYATKLFGVFQRLHTSRDFDGTGIGLAIVKRVMERHGGEVRAESEPGKGATFGFSLPD from the coding sequence GTGAGCGGCGTCGTCGAGCGGCTTTCGCGTCGGCTGGATAGCTGGAGCGCCAGCCGGCTCGAATTCCTGGTCGGTGCCGCTGGCCTGGTGCTGGTGCTGCTGATGCTGGCCCTGGCGCTGGTGCCGCTCAATGCGGAACGGCGCACGCGCGAGCGCGAAGCTACCGAACAACTCCTGCGGGTGGGCGACAGCGCGCAGCGTCAGGTGCTGCGGGTGGTCGACATGCTCGACTATCTTGCCCAGGGCGCCTGGCGGATCGCGAGCGCGCGTCCGGAACGGGAGCTGCGACGCGAAGAGTTGCCGCGCGATTATCGGGATCTCATCACCGGCACCCGGGTGATCCGCCGCGATGGCGAAGCGCTGATGCAGCTGGGCTTCACCGCTCCCGACCCCGAAATCATGCTCGGCCGGATCGGCCGTTTCGACGAACGCGGTCCGGACCTGCTGCCCGGCACGGGCAGCGACCTCATCTTCCTGCGTGCGCTGCCGGAGCCACCCGATCGAGGCGCGTTGATCGCCTTCGCGCTGGACCGCCGCCGGCTGCGAGCGCTCCTCGCCAGCGCGCCACTGCCGCCGGGCACGCAGGTGCAGCTGGCGCGCGGCGATGGCCTGTTGCTGCTTGCGTGGGGCGAAGGTGTCGACGAACTGGAGGTGCCGCGGGGCGAACTTTCACCTCAGGCAATCGCCCACGCGAACCAGGGCCAGCCCTTTGACGACGGGGACCGGATCGCAGTCGCCCACCACCTGGCCGACTATCCGCTCGTGCTGTCCGTGCGGACGAACCGGCCTGCGCCCATGACGCTCGCCGGTATCGGCCTGCCGCTGGTGGCCGGACTCTTGTTTCTCGCGCTGTTCGTCGCCGGACTCACCTTGGTGCTGATGGCTGCCGCACGCGCGCTGGGCCGCGCCCGCCTGCGCGACCGGCGCGAGACGGCCTTGTTCGATGTCTCGCCCGACCCGACCATCGTGGTGCGCGAAACCCGTGCGGGGGACTTCGTCTGCGAGCGCATCAACCCCGCAGGTGCGCGCATCTTCCAGGCCGGCGAGCTGGCGCTGGGCAGCCCGATCGCGCTGCTCGCGCGCGGCGAATCCTTGCGCCGCGCACTGATCAGCAGCGCACGCCAGCCGAATGCGGCGCATGCGAGCTTCGACCTGGTGATTCCCGCGCCTGCTGGCGACCGGCTGGTGCAACTGGACGTGGTGCCCATGCCCGGCGAAGAGTCGGGCGAGCGGCTCTTCGCCATCGTGGGGCGCGACCTGACGGAACAACGCCGCGCCGAACGCAATCTGCGCGAACGCTCACTGCAGCTGGAGGCGATCATCGACTCGGCGATGGATGCCATCATCATTACCGACGAGCACCGCCGCATCATCATGTTCAACAAGGCGGCCGAGCAGCAGTTCGGCTACAACGCGCTCCAGGTAATGGGTCGCGATCCGATCTTCCTGATCCCCGAGCGCTACCAGTCGGACCATCACGAGCGCTTCGCCGACTATGCACAGCACTACGCCGGCTGGCGCATCGCGCGGCGCGACAAGCCCATGCTCGCGCGCTGCGCTGATGGCAGCGAATTGCCGGTGGAAGTCTCGATCTCGCGGGTGGATATCGACGAGCGCAGGCTCTTCACGGTCATCCTGCGCGACATGCGCGAACGCCTGGAAGCCGAGCGCGAGATCCACGACCTGAACGATTCGCTGGAGCGACGCGTGGCCGAGCGCACGGCCGAACTGCAGCGCGCCTACCAGGAGATGGAAGCCTTCTCCTACTCGGTCTCGCACGACCTGCGCGCGCCGCTGCGGGCGATCCACGGCTACACGTATCTCTTGATTGACGGCGAGGCCCAGCGCCTGTCCGAGGAAGGGCGCCAGTTCCTGGAGAAGGTGATGCGCGCCTCGGTGCGCATGGGCGAGTTGATCGACGACTTTCTCGATTTCTCCCGCGTGGGCCGCACCGAGCTCGCCGCGAGCCGCGTCGACATGAACCGCATGGTCTCGGAGGTCGTTGCCGAACTGCGCGGCGATCATCCCGAGGCGGCGATCTCGGTGAGCCTCTTGCCACCCGCCTACGGCGATCCGCGCCTGCTGCGCCAGGTCTGGCACAACCTGCTCACCAACGCGCTCAAGTTCAGCGCGCAGGAGGCGCAGCCGCGGGTCGATGTCGGCATGCGGGTAGAGCAGGGGCGCGCCTGGTACTTCGTGTCCGACAACGGCATCGGCTTTGACATGACGTACGCGACCAAGCTCTTCGGCGTGTTCCAGCGTCTGCACACCTCGCGCGATTTCGACGGCACCGGCATCGGGCTTGCCATCGTCAAGCGGGTGATGGAACGGCATGGCGGCGAGGTGCGGGCGGAGAGCGAACCCGGCAAGGGCGCGACCTTCGGTTTCAGCCTCCCCGATTGA
- a CDS encoding response regulator transcription factor, with protein MTRSTLHILTHDEKLAARWLQMADHALRVERARSLDRLGSSQNLLMVDGGLRGLPPLDDPEWRRLAGFARIIYASPVPSDDEGLAVIDAGCVGYCHAYAAPAHLRQVVAVVSAGELWVGRSLLTRLLRAVNHRLPQRDATDWRAGLTEREEEVARRIANGESTQDIAEALDIGERTVKAHLSAVFEKLGISDRLQLALRVHGIK; from the coding sequence ATGACCCGCAGCACGCTGCATATCCTCACCCATGACGAGAAGCTGGCCGCCCGCTGGCTGCAGATGGCCGACCACGCGCTGCGCGTCGAGCGCGCCCGTAGCCTGGACCGGCTCGGCAGCAGCCAGAACCTGCTGATGGTCGATGGCGGCCTGCGCGGCCTGCCACCGCTAGACGACCCGGAATGGCGGCGGCTCGCCGGCTTCGCGCGCATCATCTATGCGAGCCCCGTCCCGAGCGACGACGAGGGCCTCGCCGTCATCGACGCCGGCTGCGTCGGCTACTGCCACGCCTATGCGGCGCCGGCGCATCTGCGCCAGGTCGTTGCCGTGGTGAGCGCAGGCGAGCTCTGGGTCGGCCGCAGCCTGCTCACCCGCCTGCTCCGTGCCGTCAATCACCGCCTGCCGCAACGCGACGCCACTGACTGGCGGGCGGGGCTCACCGAACGCGAAGAGGAAGTCGCCCGCCGCATCGCCAACGGCGAGAGCACCCAGGACATCGCCGAGGCGCTCGACATCGGCGAGCGCACGGTCAAGGCTCACCTCTCGGCCGTGTTCGAGAAACTCGGCATCTCCGATCGGCTGCAGCTCGCGCTGCGGGTGCACGGCATCAAGTAA
- a CDS encoding HlyD family type I secretion periplasmic adaptor subunit has product MAGAGNFIRRLWRGVFRRSSGAVDRLLKVAGQRDLHDESDFIADADWAIAGQTPRGARLAVWISLAALVVLTLWASLAKIDEVTRGEGRVIPSSQNQVIQSLDGGIVKKILVREGQVVDKGELLLEIDPTRFVSSLRENRAQYLSLVAKAARLTAVAEDKPFIPPPEAQQAIPDTVEQERQLYQSKRAELDASVGIARQQLTQRQQEYAEVRARRDQASQSYDLTARELEVTRPLTKTGAVSDVELLRLERDVARFRGERDAANAQIPRIQAAIAEAQRKIQEVELQMKNQARAELSETTAKIGALSAGSEGLADRVKQAEIRAPMRGTVKQLFVHTVGGVVQPGKEVIEVVPSDEDLLLQARVLPRDIAFLRPGQPALVKFTAYDFSIYGGLEGTLEHIGADTVVDEKGNAFYEVRVRTKVAVVGAKRMPIIPGMIAEVDILTGKKSVLSYLLKPVLRAKSAAMTER; this is encoded by the coding sequence ATGGCGGGCGCCGGCAACTTCATCCGTCGACTCTGGCGCGGCGTATTCCGCCGCAGCTCCGGCGCGGTCGACCGCCTGCTCAAGGTAGCCGGGCAGCGCGACCTGCACGACGAGTCCGACTTCATCGCCGATGCCGACTGGGCGATCGCTGGCCAGACCCCGCGGGGCGCACGCCTAGCCGTGTGGATCTCACTCGCCGCGCTGGTGGTGCTGACGCTCTGGGCCTCGCTGGCGAAGATCGACGAAGTTACCCGTGGCGAAGGCCGGGTCATCCCATCCAGCCAGAACCAGGTGATCCAGAGCCTGGACGGCGGCATCGTGAAGAAGATCCTGGTGCGCGAAGGCCAGGTGGTCGACAAGGGCGAGCTGCTGCTGGAGATCGATCCGACCCGCTTCGTCTCCTCCCTGCGCGAGAACCGCGCGCAGTATCTCTCCCTGGTCGCCAAGGCCGCCCGATTGACCGCGGTGGCCGAGGACAAACCGTTCATACCGCCGCCGGAAGCGCAGCAGGCGATTCCCGACACCGTCGAGCAGGAACGCCAGCTCTACCAGTCCAAGCGGGCCGAGCTCGACGCCAGCGTGGGCATCGCGCGCCAGCAGCTCACCCAGCGCCAGCAGGAGTACGCCGAAGTGCGCGCGCGACGCGACCAGGCCTCGCAGAGCTACGACCTCACCGCCCGCGAGCTGGAAGTCACCCGGCCGCTGACCAAGACCGGAGCCGTGTCCGACGTGGAGTTGCTGCGGCTCGAACGTGACGTCGCCCGCTTCCGCGGCGAACGCGATGCAGCCAACGCGCAGATCCCGCGCATCCAGGCGGCGATCGCCGAAGCCCAGCGCAAGATCCAGGAAGTCGAACTGCAGATGAAGAACCAGGCTCGCGCCGAGCTGTCGGAAACCACCGCGAAGATCGGTGCGCTCTCCGCCGGCAGCGAGGGCCTCGCCGACCGCGTCAAGCAGGCGGAGATCCGCGCGCCGATGCGCGGCACGGTCAAGCAGCTCTTCGTGCATACCGTGGGCGGCGTGGTCCAGCCGGGCAAGGAAGTCATCGAAGTCGTGCCCTCGGACGAGGACCTGCTGCTGCAGGCCCGCGTGCTGCCGCGCGACATCGCCTTCCTGCGCCCGGGGCAGCCGGCCCTGGTGAAATTCACCGCCTACGACTTCTCCATCTACGGCGGCCTCGAAGGCACGCTCGAACACATCGGTGCGGACACCGTGGTCGACGAAAAGGGCAACGCCTTCTACGAGGTACGCGTGCGCACCAAGGTGGCGGTGGTCGGTGCCAAGCGCATGCCCATCATCCCCGGCATGATCGCGGAGGTCGATATCCTTACGGGCAAGAAGTCCGTGCTCTCCTATCTCCTCAAGCCCGTCCTGCGCGCCAAGAGTGCCGCAATGACGGAGCGCTGA